One window of the Candidatus Zixiibacteriota bacterium genome contains the following:
- a CDS encoding conserved exported hypothetical protein (Evidence 4 : Unknown function but conserved in other organisms) yields the protein MKFPESELSRRKFLGAASGLVAAGLTAMPAANLLAQTENKDSSKASASTELKPVIYRTLGRTGIKMPVIGMGVMNADVPEVLAASYEEGVRFFDTAALYQYGRNEQMVGNVIKKLGVRDKVTIATKVYGQRKKGDIPASETKAAIIKEAEESLKRLQMDYVDILYIHSVSDPAEMQNPAIAEAMNQLKEQKKIGFAGVTCHSGMTAVLNQAAKGGFCDVVLAVINFALSPETRLFDAIKNAASAGVGVIAMKTFYGSPESLSVDNAEWLKNYSGATIAAASLKWVLKNENITAAIPGYTNFEHMKQDFAVARNLEFTLEEAKFLDERGLKLGFDFCRQCRSCLAACPRDVDIPALMRTHMYAMQYRNPVHAKITFDGIPENRSLKNCRSCDSCSVQCAHDVNIERRIEDLKLIYA from the coding sequence ATGAAATTTCCGGAAAGCGAACTCTCCCGAAGAAAATTTCTGGGCGCCGCGTCCGGCCTGGTCGCGGCCGGGCTGACCGCCATGCCGGCGGCTAATCTGCTCGCCCAGACTGAAAATAAAGATAGCAGTAAGGCATCGGCTTCCACCGAGCTGAAGCCGGTCATTTACAGGACCCTCGGAAGAACCGGCATCAAAATGCCAGTTATCGGCATGGGCGTGATGAACGCCGATGTTCCCGAAGTTCTGGCGGCGTCATACGAAGAAGGGGTTCGCTTTTTCGATACCGCCGCGCTCTACCAATACGGCAGGAATGAGCAGATGGTCGGGAACGTCATTAAGAAACTCGGCGTGCGTGATAAAGTGACAATTGCAACCAAGGTCTATGGACAGCGGAAAAAAGGAGATATTCCGGCATCGGAAACCAAAGCCGCCATAATAAAAGAAGCCGAAGAGAGTCTGAAGCGTCTGCAAATGGATTATGTCGACATACTTTACATTCATTCGGTGTCGGATCCGGCCGAGATGCAGAACCCGGCGATTGCCGAGGCGATGAACCAGTTGAAAGAGCAGAAAAAAATCGGTTTTGCCGGTGTGACCTGCCATTCCGGCATGACCGCGGTCCTGAATCAGGCGGCCAAAGGGGGATTCTGCGATGTCGTTCTGGCCGTGATTAATTTTGCACTCTCACCGGAAACACGATTATTCGACGCCATCAAGAATGCCGCTTCTGCCGGGGTGGGGGTGATCGCCATGAAGACCTTTTACGGGAGCCCGGAAAGTCTCTCGGTCGATAACGCCGAATGGCTGAAAAATTATTCCGGCGCCACGATTGCGGCCGCGTCGCTCAAATGGGTGCTGAAAAATGAAAATATCACCGCTGCCATCCCCGGGTACACCAATTTCGAGCATATGAAACAGGATTTTGCCGTGGCCCGAAATCTCGAATTTACACTGGAGGAAGCGAAATTCCTCGACGAGCGGGGCCTCAAACTCGGGTTCGATTTCTGCCGTCAATGTCGCTCCTGCCTGGCCGCCTGCCCCCGCGATGTCGATATCCCGGCCCTCATGCGGACCCATATGTATGCGATGCAGTATCGTAACCCGGTTCACGCTAAAATAACGTTCGACGGGATTCCCGAAAATCGCTCCCTCAAAAATTGCCGTTCCTGCGATTCCTGTTCGGTGCAATGCGCCCATGACGTGAATATCGAAAGACGGATAGAAGATTTAAAACTGATTTACGCTTGA
- a CDS encoding conserved hypothetical protein (Evidence 4 : Unknown function but conserved in other organisms) yields the protein MKSWERALRKFLDEWEGRPEVIGALVTGSFAAGTATKYSDIDIHIVLSDKVTWRERGNRVVDGYLIEYFANPVRQIMKYFENDFRIGRHTDARMFVIGKIIFDKTGAVARLRECARRDLKRPFAKPAKTWVETAKYELWDGLDNLKELGHSRSRNFSLMYNWQMMRTVALYARFLRIEMPPAARLLKYFSDRKFREKYEMTIFPDRKFISLAKRCLESPAFPGIEKLTGHVLQKMGGFEINGWKLKTPLDI from the coding sequence ATGAAATCCTGGGAGAGGGCTTTAAGGAAATTTTTGGATGAATGGGAAGGGCGGCCGGAAGTTATCGGGGCTCTGGTCACAGGCAGTTTTGCGGCCGGAACAGCCACGAAATATTCCGACATCGACATTCACATCGTGCTTTCCGACAAGGTCACATGGCGGGAAAGGGGAAACAGGGTTGTCGATGGTTATCTAATAGAATACTTCGCCAATCCGGTTCGTCAAATAATGAAATATTTTGAGAATGATTTCAGAATCGGACGGCATACCGATGCCCGGATGTTCGTCATCGGCAAAATTATCTTCGATAAAACCGGAGCGGTTGCCAGATTGCGGGAGTGCGCCCGGCGCGATCTGAAACGTCCCTTTGCGAAACCGGCAAAGACTTGGGTGGAAACCGCCAAATATGAACTCTGGGATGGGCTCGATAATCTGAAAGAATTGGGCCATTCTCGATCCCGCAATTTCTCCCTGATGTATAACTGGCAGATGATGCGGACGGTGGCCCTCTATGCCCGCTTTTTAAGAATTGAGATGCCGCCCGCCGCGAGGTTACTTAAGTACTTCAGCGATCGTAAATTTCGAGAGAAATATGAAATGACTATTTTCCCCGATCGGAAATTTATTAGTCTGGCGAAACGATGCCTTGAAAGTCCCGCTTTCCCCGGAATCGAGAAATTGACCGGTCACGTTCTTCAAAAAATGGGCGGTTTTGAAATCAACGGCTGGAAATTGAAAACCCCGCTGGATATTTGA
- the pepC gene encoding Aminopeptidase C produces MRFFLLLKIALTLSLFGLVAVSSISAAEGALTPEMVDQYRANLQLDGRARAIYNAVSGNDINNLALNRDLLRQQNDLFSHKIKTKGITNQKSSGRCWLFAGLNIMRPVVIDKYKLANFEFSESYLSFWDKMEKSNCFLEDIIAMRDRDPLDREMEMTLSDPIGDGGWWNYVVALIEKYGAVPKDVMPESFNSENTGGMNSLLSRKLRADTVRLREMAKDSASVEDLRAEKVKMLSEIYKMLVLNFGEPPREFTWRFEGKDSTLSASKVYTPQTFYRDFVGVDLNQYVNLFNYPAQDFGKHYQVQGARNMYDAHFMDFVNVESSVLMDVAMKSILDDEPVWFSCDVGKDQYGAKGLMATNIYDYGSVYGTDFGMSKADKIMYRDITANHAMALVGVDVKDNRPVKWLVENSWGSDKGNSGYWTMTGNWFDNYVFNVIVKKKYLPKEILPVFDQTAITLPPWDPMMQIIRHTE; encoded by the coding sequence ATGAGATTTTTTCTGCTCCTCAAAATTGCCCTGACATTATCATTATTCGGCTTGGTGGCGGTATCGTCAATTTCGGCCGCAGAGGGCGCCCTGACCCCTGAGATGGTCGACCAGTACCGCGCTAACCTTCAACTCGACGGCCGGGCCCGGGCCATCTACAATGCGGTCAGCGGCAATGATATCAACAATCTGGCGCTGAACCGCGATCTGCTCCGCCAGCAGAACGACCTTTTCAGCCATAAAATCAAGACCAAAGGGATAACCAACCAGAAAAGCAGCGGTCGCTGCTGGCTGTTCGCCGGTCTCAATATCATGCGCCCGGTGGTCATCGACAAATACAAACTGGCCAATTTCGAATTCTCCGAGAGTTATCTCTCGTTCTGGGACAAAATGGAAAAGTCGAACTGCTTCCTCGAGGATATCATCGCCATGCGCGATAGGGATCCGCTCGACCGGGAAATGGAAATGACCCTCTCCGACCCGATCGGCGACGGCGGCTGGTGGAATTATGTGGTCGCTCTTATCGAGAAATACGGTGCTGTCCCCAAGGATGTCATGCCGGAAAGTTTCAACTCGGAAAATACCGGCGGTATGAACAGTCTCCTCAGCCGCAAACTCCGCGCCGACACCGTCCGTCTCCGGGAGATGGCCAAAGACAGCGCTTCGGTCGAGGATCTTCGTGCCGAAAAAGTAAAAATGCTCTCGGAAATTTATAAAATGCTGGTCCTCAATTTTGGCGAGCCGCCCCGCGAATTCACCTGGCGCTTCGAGGGCAAAGATTCCACGCTGAGCGCTTCGAAAGTCTATACCCCGCAGACTTTCTACCGGGATTTTGTCGGCGTCGATCTGAACCAATATGTGAATCTGTTCAATTACCCGGCGCAGGATTTCGGCAAGCATTACCAGGTGCAGGGGGCGCGGAATATGTATGACGCGCACTTCATGGATTTTGTCAATGTCGAAAGTTCGGTCCTGATGGATGTCGCCATGAAATCGATTCTCGATGACGAACCGGTCTGGTTTTCGTGCGATGTCGGCAAAGATCAGTACGGCGCCAAGGGGCTTATGGCCACCAATATTTATGATTATGGCTCCGTCTACGGAACCGATTTCGGCATGTCCAAGGCCGACAAAATCATGTATCGTGATATCACCGCCAATCATGCCATGGCGCTGGTGGGGGTCGATGTCAAAGATAATCGTCCGGTCAAATGGCTGGTGGAAAATTCCTGGGGTAGCGACAAAGGGAACAGCGGCTACTGGACCATGACCGGAAACTGGTTCGACAACTACGTCTTCAACGTTATCGTCAAGAAGAAATATCTTCCCAAAGAAATCCTGCCGGTATTCGATCAGACGGCTATCACATTACCGCCGTGGGATCCGATGATGCAGATAATCCGGCACACGGAATAA
- a CDS encoding conserved hypothetical protein (Evidence 4 : Unknown function but conserved in other organisms): protein MNCLNCKEPMVVLELNQVEIDYCLECGGIWLDGGELEILIEDPAEVKKMLADFASGRESASGKRKCPVCRKKMEMITIGDKNKVQIDRCVRHHGIWFDKNELDEVIEIFDQNKNSRVHKLLKEMFNK, encoded by the coding sequence ATGAACTGTCTTAACTGCAAAGAGCCGATGGTGGTTCTGGAGTTGAACCAGGTCGAAATTGATTACTGTCTCGAATGCGGCGGTATCTGGCTCGACGGCGGGGAACTGGAAATTTTGATCGAGGACCCTGCGGAAGTCAAAAAGATGCTGGCCGATTTTGCTTCGGGACGGGAGAGCGCCTCCGGAAAACGAAAGTGCCCGGTTTGCCGCAAGAAGATGGAAATGATAACGATCGGCGACAAAAACAAGGTGCAGATTGACCGCTGTGTCCGCCACCACGGCATCTGGTTCGACAAAAATGAACTCGATGAAGTCATTGAAATTTTCGACCAAAATAAAAACAGCAGGGTGCACAAACTGTTGAAAGAGATGTTTAACAAATGA
- the lemA gene encoding Protein LemA has translation MVTLLVVLAIVLIIIFYMVGMFNSLVRLRNQVKNAWAQIDVQLKRRHDLIPNLVETAKGYVKHERGTLEAITEARSRAMGAGSVGDKAKAEGALTDAISKFFVVVENYPDLKANQNFLALQEELTSTENKIAFSRQAYNDQVLNYNNRIQMFPTNIMAGMFGFQQSEFFEVEDKAERQVPKVDFS, from the coding sequence ATGGTTACATTGCTTGTCGTTCTTGCCATAGTACTTATCATCATTTTCTATATGGTCGGGATGTTTAACTCCCTGGTCAGGTTGCGCAATCAGGTGAAAAACGCCTGGGCGCAGATTGATGTCCAGTTGAAGCGGCGGCACGATTTGATCCCCAACCTGGTGGAGACCGCCAAGGGGTATGTCAAGCATGAGCGGGGGACACTCGAAGCGATTACCGAGGCCAGGAGCCGCGCCATGGGGGCCGGGTCGGTCGGCGACAAAGCCAAAGCCGAAGGGGCTCTGACCGACGCCATCAGCAAATTTTTCGTCGTGGTCGAAAATTACCCCGACCTGAAGGCCAATCAGAATTTCCTGGCGCTTCAGGAAGAACTGACCTCCACCGAAAACAAAATTGCCTTCTCCCGCCAGGCCTACAACGACCAGGTGTTGAACTACAACAACAGGATCCAAATGTTTCCGACCAATATCATGGCCGGGATGTTCGGATTTCAGCAGTCGGAATTTTTCGAAGTCGAAGACAAAGCCGAACGCCAGGTCCCCAAGGTCGACTTTTCCTGA